The Pseudomonas sp. TH06 genome contains the following window.
TTCCGGCTCGCCATAGCGCAGGGCGATGTCCACCGGTTGACGGAACATGTCGGCAATGCGATCGCCGAGCAGCAGGCGCACAGTCAGCTTCGGGTGCTCGCGCTGAAACGCGTCCAGCCACGGCAGCAACAGGTTGCGGCCAAAATCCGACGGCGCCGACAGTTGCAAGACCCCGCTGACCTGATCCTGCCCGCTGGCCAGCAAGCGCCGGCCTTCATCCAGATGACTCAATGCCGCCCGGGCGTATTCGAGGAAGCCTTCGCCTTCAGCGGTCAGACGCAGACTGCGCGTCGAACGGGCCAGCAAGCGCGCCCCGAGTTGCTGCTCAATGCGTTTCAACGCCGCACTGGCCACCGCCGCGGACATGTCCATCACCCGCGCCGCCGCCGACAGACTGCCCAGATCCGCCGCCCGGACAAATAACTGCAAGTCATCGAAACGCAGCATTCACAGCCTCGATTATCAAAAAAATATTGAAACAGACTGCTCTTTTAGCCGGTTTTATCTCGAGGAGAAATAGCCAATCATCTGCTCCATCGAATTCATCCCGATTCTGTGGAGCCGAACATGTCCCAGCCATTCACCGCCATTGCCACCCTGATCGCCAAACCCGGCCAACAGCACATTCTCGAACACGCATTGCACGCGCTGGTTGCACCCAGCCGCGTCGAGGACGGTTGCAGTCAGTACGACTTGCATCGCGACCTAGCAGACCCGCGGGTGTTCTACGTGATTGAACACTGGGCCAGCGAAGCGATTCTGCAAACGCATAACGCCAGCGCCCATTTTCAGAACTTCCAGGCCACTGCCGGGCACTGCATCGAACACTTTGAATTGAAACGCCTGGGCGCCATCGCCTGAGCACTTCTTCTATTACCTGTACGGAGCCAACCATGAAAGCCATTGCCTATTACGCTTCCCTGCCGATCAGCGACGCAAATTCCCTGCAAGACATCGAACTGCCGGAACCGGTCGCCGGACCGCGCGATCTGCTGGTGGAAGTCAAAGCCATCTCGGTCAATCCGGTCGACACCAAGGTGCGGCAGAACGTGGCGCCTGAATCTGGCGCGGCGAAAGTGCTGGGCTGGGACGTGGCCGGTGTGGTCAAGGCCGTCGGCAGCGAAGTGACGCTGTTCAAGGCTGGGGATAAAGTCTATTACGCCGGGTCGATTGCCCGTGCTGGCGGCAACAGCGAGCTGCACGTCGTCGATGAGCGAATCGTCGGCCATATGCCAAAATCCCTCGGTTTCGCCGAAGCCGCCGCCCTGCCGCTGACCGCGATCACCGCATGGGAGCTGCTGTTCGAACGGCTGCAAATCCGCGAAGGCCAGACCGACGAAGGCCAGAGCCTGCTGATCGTCGGCGCAGCCGGCGGTGTCGGCTCGATCCTCACCCAATTGGCCAACCAATTGACCGGCCTGATCGTGATTGGCACCGCCTCCCGTGCGCAGACTCGCGACTGGGTCAGCGAACTGGGCGCAGACCTGGTGATCAATCACAGCCAGCCGCTGAGCGAAGAGCTGAAACGCGTGGGGATCGCCAATGTGACCCACGTCGCCAGCCTGACCCAGACCGATCAGCATCTGGACCAACTGGTCGAAGCCCTGGCGCCACAAGGCAAACTGGCGCTGATCGACGATCCGAAGTCGCTGGATGTGACCAAACTCAAGCGCAAGAGCCTGTCGCTGCATTGGGAATTCATGTACACCCGCTCGCTGTTCGAGACGGCGGACATGATCGAGCAACACCATCTGCTCAACCGCGTGGCCGAGCTGATCGATGCAGGGACATTGAAGACTACGGTTGGAGAGCATTTCGGCACGATTAATGCCGCCAACCTGCGCCGGGCGCACGAATTGCTCGAAAGCGGTAAAGCCAAGGGGAAAATTGTTTTAGAAAGTTTCTAAAACACCGGAAAATCACAGCCTTTGCCAGCGCTGATCCATGCCTGGCACGGGCTGTGATGGATTTTTGCCGTCAGTCAGATGCTTGACCTTTGTCACAATTGCGATCGTATTCCGGACTAGAATCGAAGCCTCTGCGATACATCTTTTACGCAAGGGAGGTCAGCAATGAAGATCCTGATAAAAGAAGTGGCAAAGTCTCAATGGCAGGTTCGCCTCGATCAGCATGCCGTGACATTCCGCAGTGAAGCCGAAGCGCTGGCTTTTACCCGCACCCTCGAAGCGCGACTTTGCGCGCCCCATCAATTTCCCGACCGCAGCCAGCAGCGCGCTGCCGGCTGAGTTTGCTCAGACAGCGGCTTGCGCCAGCGCCCGGGCATTCTGCAAACGCCGGGTGAGCAACGCGACGCTGACCACCAACAAACCGCACAGACTGATGACCATGGCCATCGGTACGGCAGTGCCGTCGTGCAGGATTCCCACCAGTGCCGATGCCCCGGCGGCGACGCTGAACTGCATGCAACCGAGCAACGCCGACGCACTGCCGGCGCGTTCGCGTTGGCCGTTCATGGCGCAAGCCGCGGCATTGGGGCTGATGCAGCCGAGACTGGCCACGCAGATGAACAAGGGAATCAATAACGGCCACAGTGCCTCGGTATGCAATGCGCTGACCGCCAGTAATGTCAGGCCGGCACACAGATAAACCCAGACCGCACGCGACAGCAGGAACGCCGGGCCACGCTTGGCCAACAGCCGCGCATTGACCTGCGCCACGAGAATGAACCCCGCTGCGTT
Protein-coding sequences here:
- a CDS encoding putative quinol monooxygenase — protein: MSQPFTAIATLIAKPGQQHILEHALHALVAPSRVEDGCSQYDLHRDLADPRVFYVIEHWASEAILQTHNASAHFQNFQATAGHCIEHFELKRLGAIA
- a CDS encoding zinc-binding alcohol dehydrogenase family protein; amino-acid sequence: MKAIAYYASLPISDANSLQDIELPEPVAGPRDLLVEVKAISVNPVDTKVRQNVAPESGAAKVLGWDVAGVVKAVGSEVTLFKAGDKVYYAGSIARAGGNSELHVVDERIVGHMPKSLGFAEAAALPLTAITAWELLFERLQIREGQTDEGQSLLIVGAAGGVGSILTQLANQLTGLIVIGTASRAQTRDWVSELGADLVINHSQPLSEELKRVGIANVTHVASLTQTDQHLDQLVEALAPQGKLALIDDPKSLDVTKLKRKSLSLHWEFMYTRSLFETADMIEQHHLLNRVAELIDAGTLKTTVGEHFGTINAANLRRAHELLESGKAKGKIVLESF